A window of Blautia argi genomic DNA:
AGTTCAGGCTTCTGTTGACACGACTGATGGTTGCTGTAGAAGCGCCCGTCTTTTCGGAAATTTCCAGATAAGTTCGCTTTTCCTTCAGCATTTTCGCTACTTCAAAGCGCTGGGACAAAGATAAGATTTCATTTACTGTGCATACATCCTCAAAAAACAAATAACATTCTTCTCTGTTTTTTAAACTTAAAACTGCATCAAACAGAGAATCTACTGCTTCTGTATGAATTTTTTTACTCATAATAAATAATCTCCTTACATTCGTAATCGCACCCCTGAAAGGTATTGCCGACCATAGTATTCTTTTCCACATTAATACTTTATCAGTTATACCTCACATTCTTCACCTATATATTAGCACAGTAAAATCTTAAAGTAAACCATACAAATCCATATTTTTAGGAATATTTCTAAAATTTTTATAAATTCTTGTATTTATTGACATATTTTTTCAATTCGGCTGCATCTCGGTTTACGATTAATTCATCCGGAAACTCCATATCCTGAAAAATCTCAAAAGCATACTTATGAAATCCCACCAGAGTATCTGTATGTGCATCGCTGTTTGCTACCACTGGCACTTTATACTTCTGACAGTATTTCAGCATAGTCCTCACATTTTCTTCTCCCCCCTGCCTGGTACATCTGGGGTCTAAAGAATTATTATTCACCTCCAGTAAAATTCCATGCTCTTTAGCAGCCTGCACAAGAGCCAGATAATCCACCGGGTATCTGCCGTCGTCCGGGTGTCCGATAATATTGACATAAGGATTTTTCATAGCCTCCAAATAAGCATTTGTATTTTCCTCTCTGGTTCCAGGTGTGATACAGGGAATATGAAGACTGGCAATAACAAGATCCATTTTCTTCATCGTGCTGTCTGCCATATCTACCGCACCTCTGTAATCCATAATATTCACCTCTGCACCTAAGAGAAGTTCTATTCCGTACATGGTCCTCTCTACCATCTTCAGATTTTCAAAATAAAAGGCTCCGCAGGTTCCCGGCATGGAAACTGCATGTTCTGTAATACCCAAAAGTTCCAGTCCCTTTTCTGAAGCTGCCTTCGCCATTTCCCGCATGGT
This region includes:
- a CDS encoding YerC/YecD family TrpR-related protein, which produces MSKKIHTEAVDSLFDAVLSLKNREECYLFFEDVCTVNEILSLSQRFEVAKMLKEKRTYLEISEKTGASTATISRVNRSLNYGNDGYDMVFDRIEEEK
- a CDS encoding phosphatase, which encodes MRDILDVHTHTIASGHAYNTMREMAKAASEKGLELLGITEHAVSMPGTCGAFYFENLKMVERTMYGIELLLGAEVNIMDYRGAVDMADSTMKKMDLVIASLHIPCITPGTREENTNAYLEAMKNPYVNIIGHPDDGRYPVDYLALVQAAKEHGILLEVNNNSLDPRCTRQGGEENVRTMLKYCQKYKVPVVANSDAHTDTLVGFHKYAFEIFQDMEFPDELIVNRDAAELKKYVNKYKNL